The proteins below are encoded in one region of Drosophila santomea strain STO CAGO 1482 chromosome 2R, Prin_Dsan_1.1, whole genome shotgun sequence:
- the LOC120446194 gene encoding mucin-2, with the protein MKFAVALCLLLATSGFAMVPKHPADLVSMLARQQFAVRTLMAAPEARDESTLINDCFNHYLEDQTNVIMGYNLQYTGCLRSAQSGRDELTKESASEREALLDRTNSMCYSLTQCDTLVDGLEFFDCYRNASSDSYKVMFTLNSDSSLDFNRISAKYQVIETDLTACVDEARLDYAHDMDSCDENLTICLKGGETEPTIPTTTPEAPVTTTSPAAPEITTTTEAPETTTTTEAPVTTTTPAAPETTTTPAAPETTTTPAAPETTTTPAAPETTTTPAAPETTTTPAAPETTTTPAAPETTTTPAAPETTTTPAAPETTTTPAAPETTTTPAAPETTTTPAAPETTTTPAAPETTPAAPETTTTPAAPETTTTPAAPETTTTPAAPETTTTPAAPETTPAAPETTPAAPETTTTPAAPETTTTPAAPETTTPEPTTTSERPPEEDINRLQRFGQRRSWNLFKRFF; encoded by the exons ATGAAGTTCGCTGTCGCCCTGTGCCTGCTTTTGGCCACCAGTGGTTTCGCCATGGTTCCCAAGCATCCCGCTGACCTGGTCTCCATGCTGGCCCGCCagcagttcgcagttcgcaCTTTGATGGCCGCTCCCGAGGCGCGTGATGAATCGACCCTGATCAATGATTGCTTCAACCACTACCTGGAGGACCAGACCAACGTGATCATGGGCTACAACCTGCAGTACACCGGATGTCTGAGGAGCGCCCAAAGCGGCCGGGACGAGCTCACCAAGGAGAGCGCCTCGGAGCGCGAAGCCCTTCTGGATCGCACCAACAGCATGTGCTACAGCCTGACACAGTGCGATACCCTTGTGGATGGCCTGGAGTTCTTCGACTGCTACCGCAATGCC TCCTCCGACAGCTACAAGGTTATGTTCACCCTGAACAGTGACTCCAGCCTGGACTTCAACCGCATCAGTGCCAAGTACCAAGTGATCGAGACCGATCTTACCGCCTGTGTGGATGAGGCTCGCTTGGATTACGCCCACGATATGGACTCGTGCGACGAGAATCTAACGATCTGCTTGAAGGGAGGCGAGACTGAACCGACTATTCCCACTACGACCCCTGAAGCTCCAGTGACCACCACTTCTCCCGCGGCTCCAGAGATCACCACTACTACTGAGGCTCCAGAGACAACCACTACTACTGAGGCTCCAGTGACCACCACCactcctgcagctccagagaccaccaccactcctgcagctccagaGACAACCACCACTCCGGCAGCTCCAGAGACCACCACCactcctgcagctccagagaccaccaccactcctgcagctccagaGACAACCACCACTCCGGCAGCTCCAGAGACCACCACCactcctgcagctccagagaccaccaccactcctgcagctccagaGACCACCACTACTCCTGCGGCTCCAGAGACCACCACTACTCCTGCGGCTCCAGAGACCACCACCactcctgcagctccagagaccaccaccactcctgcagctccagaGACCACCACTACTCCTGCGGCTCCAGAGACCactcctgcagctccagagaccaccaccactcctgcagctccagagaccaccaccactcctgcagctccagaGACCACCACTACTCCTGCGGCTCCAGAGACCACCACTACTCCTGCGGCTCCAGAGACCACTCCTGCGGCTCCAGAGACCACTCCTGCGGCTCCAGAGACCACCACTactcctgcagctccagagaccaccaccactcctgcagctccagaGACCACTACTCCTGAACCTACTACGACTAGCGAGCGCCCACCTGAGGAAGATATCAACAGATTGCAGCGTTTCGGTCAGAGGAGGTCTTGGAACCTGTTCAAGCGCTTCTTCTAA
- the LOC120446697 gene encoding cell wall integrity and stress response component 2 — protein MQSHLIAILLATVAIGSCVANPNLISGPSQMLETMRATSEMQRNNPQLAGQCFDYYYPLLENIYGVYQKEYNQCIAVFDGGKAEVNQRYVPVVWGISNTTFVSCMKLLDCDYQNSSQNALSCYAEQGPIRTMELSSVAFNASTQVSSLLQAVEQLEFTRDLCCNTSSRNYEIRFTESNQNLQKCLLGLSPVPESSTTSTTSTTSTITTTTAAPVSTVSTDSPTTIAETTSAPIISSSTTRAPSTVSHFSAVENSSGSSQNRFARRVESILKHIV, from the exons ATGCAGTCCCATCTCATCGCCATCCTGCTGGCCACCGTGGCCATCGGCTCCTGCGTCGCTAATCCCAATCTCATCTCTGGTCCTTCGCAAATGCTCGAGACAATGAGAGCCACCAGCGAGATGCAGCGTAATAATCCACAACTGGCCGGTCAGTGCTTCGATTACTATTATCCCCTTTTGGAAAACATATATGGCGTTTATCAGAAGGAGTACAATCAGTGCATCGCTGTGTTTGATGGCGGTAAGGCGGAGGTTAATCAACGATACGTGCCCGTTGTCTGGGGCATCAGCAATACCACCTTTGTCAGCTGCATGAAGTTGCTGGACTGTGATTACCAGAATAGCAGTCAGAACGCTCTATCCTGCTACGCCGAACAG gGTCCAATTAGAACCATGGAGTTGTCCAGTGTGGCTTTCAATGCTTCGACCCAGGTCAGTTCGCTGCTGCAGGCGGTTGAGCAACTGGAATTCACCCGTGATCTATGCTGCAATACATCATCCAGGAATTATGAAATCCGCTTCACCGAGTCCAACCAAAATCTTCAGAAATGCCTGTTAGGTCTGAGTCCTGTGCCAGAAAGTAGCACTACTAGCACCACTAGCACCACTagcaccatcaccaccaccaccgctgCCCCCGTTTCCACCGTTTCCACCGATAGCCCCACAACCATAGCAGAAACCACATCCGCACCAATTATAAGTTCGTCCACAACGAGGGCTCCATCGACAGTGTCGCATTTCAGTGCTGTTGAAaacagcagtggcagcagccaGAACCGATTTGCCAGAAGAGTGGAAAGTATTTTGAAACATATTGTTTAA
- the LOC120446195 gene encoding uncharacterized protein DDB_G0271670 produces the protein MQVKLCAILLAIGLSQVVAYPPVQLNNPHQNLVQFMIQTREVSSNSDHTLECLDYYLPLLDEVVETYKTDLNACLDEASSEVSQINDNTKDERDAIDASATSSCAALTVCSAKEAAEDYFKCYSEAGTNNTKTMFTISANASELLAAVQEEVRLIKVKEAVCTNKTQRAYGENYGALYEELGGCIGGAPIPSETTSTQSSSTDSSTDSSSVSTESSTDSSSVSTESSTDSSTDSSSASTESSTDSSTDSSSVSTESSTDSSTDSSSVSTESSTDSSTDSSSVSTESSTDSSTDSSSVSTESSTDSSTDSSSSSTESSTDSSTDSSSSSTESSTDSSSASTESSTDSSSDSTASSTESSSVSTESTTEDGNKEMSPEEDLKSLSTQNSNDLEKILKNLRVWFKNH, from the exons ATGCAAGTCAAGTTGTGCGCTATCCTTTTGGCCATTGGCCTCAGTCAGGTCGTGGCATATCCTCCAGTGCAACTCAACAATCCGCACCAGAACTTGGTGCAGTTCATGATCCAAACCCGTGAAGTCAGCAGCAATAGTGATCATACCCTTGAATGCTTGGATTATTACCTTCCCCTGCTCGACGAAGTTGTGGAGACCTACAAGACCGATCTCAATGCGTGTTTGGATGAAGCTTCCTCGGAAGTCTCGCAGATCAACGACAACACCAAGGATGAACGAGATGCCATCGACGCCTCCGCCACGAGCTCCTGCGCTGCCCTCACCGTTTGCAGTGCCAAGGAAGCCGCCGAAGATTACTTCAAGTGCTACAGTGAAGCC gGTACCAACAACACCAAAACCATGTTCACCATCTCCGCTAACGCCTCCGAGCTGCTGGCCGCTGTCCAGGAGGAAGTGCGTCTCATCAAGGTGAAGGAAGCGGTGTGCACCAACAAAACGCAGAGGGCCTATGGAGAGAACTATGGTGCACTTTACGAGGAGCTAGGCGGCTGCATTGGTGGAGCTCCCATTCCATCGGAAACAACAAGCACACAGTCCTCCTCCACGGATTCATCGACTGACTCATCCTCTGTGTCCACCGAATCCTCTACTGATTCGTCCTCCGTTTCAACCGAATCCTCTACTGATTCCTCGACCGACTCGTCCTCTGCTTCAACGGAATCCTCCACAGATTCATCGACTGATTCGTCTTCAGTGTCCACCGAATCCTCCACTGATTCATCGACAGATTCGTCTTCAGTGTCCACCGAATCCTCCACTGATTCATCGACAGATTCGTCTTCAGTGTCCACCGAATCCTCCACTGATTCATCGACAGATTCGTCTTCAGTGTCCACCGAATCCTCCACTGACTCGTCGACTGATTCGTCCTCTTCGTCCACCGAATCCTCCACTGACTCGTCGACTGATTCGTCCTCTTCGTCCACCGAATCCTCCACTGATTCGTCTTCTGCATCCACCGAATCCTCCACTGATTCGTCCTCCGATTCCACCGCATCCTCTACTGAATCCTCATCTGTTTCCACGGAATCCACCACAGAAGACGGTAATAAGGAAATGTCACCTGAGGAGGACTTGAAATCCCTCTCCACTCAGAACAGCAATGACCTCGAGAAGATTCTTAAGAATCTGCGGGTTTGGTTCAAAAATCACTAA
- the LOC120445197 gene encoding uncharacterized protein LOC120445197: MEARRRFLRTETRCRLHGLHTLLLFALFLGFSEAAGVLDLLTPEPDLTIDECHDEFTIACANASQVFSDSYDLCELNANETIINLEVDVELERLQIELGSSAVCGNLQICDTLVDDLDYFQCINKNGIQNLDILNEINYNATSAYTRLHEDYDAVHRAFLLCGLDVQKKYMEDIRQAHRELTQCRSEIDEFNE, from the exons ATGGAAGCACGTCGTCGATTTTTAAGAACGGAGACCCGTTGTCGCCTCCACGGTTTGCATACTCTATTATTGTTTGCCCTATTTTTGGGTTTCTCAGAGGCTGCTGGAGTCCTGGACTTGCTCACCCCCGAACCGGATCTCACGATAGACGAGTGTCACGATGAGTTCACCATCGCCTGTGCCAACGCCTCACAAGTCTTCTCCGATTCGTACGATTTGTGCGAACTGAATGCCAATGAGACCATCATCAATCTGGAGGTCGATGTGGAACTGGAGCGACTGCAAATCGAGTTGGGATCCAGTGCGGTGTGCGGAAATTTGCAAATCTGCGACACATTGGTTGACGATCTAGACTACTTTCAGTGCATCAATAAAAAC GGAATCCAAAACCTAGACATTCTGAACgaaataaattacaatgccACGAGTGCGTATACACGACTACATGAGGATTACGATGCAGTGCATCGGGCGTTTCTGCTTTGCGGCCTCGATGTCCAGAAAAAGTACATGGAGGACATAAGGCAGGCCCACAGAGAGCTCACACAATGTCGATCGGAAATCGACGAGTTTAACGAGTAA
- the LOC120445198 gene encoding uncharacterized protein LOC120445198, producing MVISAMKTAIILLLALKAYAEPTPRTLNSLCSYLDDGNETVSNLGNTKKCFARYLPELESEGATWSQGYSACQKDTTSERQSLLTNATGAQEEIRAAALDISSFIDQCLALTESLDFFNCFAKMAKLQLANAYSISFNATEQALILNKKLSRIELEHYRCTNQTEQKYVKGTDTIFRSLDQCLQQSDTL from the exons ATGGTCATCAGTGCCATGAAAACAGCAATTATTCTGCTTCTAGCCCTtaag GCGTATGCTGAGCCAACTCCACGAACTCTGAACTCATTGTGTTCCTACTTAGATGATGGAAACGAAACTGTTTCGAATCTGGGCAACACCAAAAAGTGTTTTGCCCGTTATCTACCAGAACTGGAAAGTGAAGGAGCAACCTGGTCGCAAGGATACAGTGCCTGTCAGAAGGATACTACTAGCGAACGGCAGTCCTTGCTAACGAATGCCACTGGGGCTCAGGAGGAGATTCGAGCAGCTGCCCTGGACATTTCTTCGTTTATTGATCAGTGTTTGGCCTTGACAGAGTCCCTGGACTTTTTCAATTGCTTTGCCAAAATG GCCAAGCTACAGTTGGCGAATGCCTACagtatttcatttaatgcCACCGAACAGGCGTTGATCCTAAATAAGAAATTAAGTAGAATCGAATTGGAGCACTATCGGTGCACGAATCAAACCGAACAAAAGTATGTGAAAGGAACCGATACAATCTTTCGATCTTTGGATCAATGTCTGCAGCAAAGTGATACactttaa
- the LOC120446678 gene encoding mucin-5AC, protein MKLLCSVLILASVLAANAKPNVQLQLQSALDQYLVHARNLDATVSADVTTQCFNLYLPMLNEVAATFSTSYQACISTANAETTNLTAEADKQQKIYQAEVTSLCSAFTACNSDNDTTTFFNCYASAAESDVSVIYDIATNAATSASTLSMGIQAIQATEYQCTNTTESNYVRDTAATYDLLDSCLKYGVPTTSTAAPSSSSPVASSSGAPVTDGTTVVASSTASAGTTVAVTTASPGTTVVASSTTSAGTTVTTAAPGTPAAATTAAAGTPASS, encoded by the exons ATGAAGCTTCTGTGCAGTGTGCTAATCCTTGCCAGCGTTCTGGCGGCCAAC GCCAAACCCAATgttcagctgcagctgcagagTGCCCTGGACCAGTATCTGGTGCACGCCCGCAATCTGGATGCCACCGTTTCCGCGGATGTGACCACCCAGTGCTTCAACCTCTATCTGCCCATGCTGAACGAGGTGGCCGCCACCTTCTCCACTTCCTACCAGGCCTGCATAAGCACCGCCAACGCCGAGACCACCAATCTGACCGCCGAGGCCGACAAGCAGCAGAAGATCTACCAGGCGGAGGTCACCAGCCTCTGCAGCGCCTTCACCGCCTGCAACAGCGACAACGACACCACTACCTTCTTCAACTGCTACGCCAGTGCG GCTGAGAGTGATGTCTCTGTGATCTACGACATCGCCACCAATGCCGCCACTTCGGCCAGCACCCTGAGCATGGGCATCCAGGCCATCCAGGCCACCGAGTACCAGTGCACCAACACCACGGAGAGTAACTACGTCCGGGATACCGCTGCCACCTACGATCTGCTGGACAGCTGCCTCAAGTACGGAGTGCccaccacctccaccgccgccccctcctcctccagccCCGTTGCTAGCTCGAGCGGGGCTCCTGTCACTGATGGCACCACTGTTGTTGCATCGTCCACCGCCTCTGCTGGCACCACTGTGGCTGTGACCACCGCCTCTCCCGGCACCACTGTTGTTGCATCGTCCACCACCTCCGCTGGCACCACTGTGACCACCGCTGCACCCGGAACTCCTGCTGCGGCAACCACGGCCGCTGCTGGCACTCCGGCTTCTTCTTAA